In one window of Poriferisphaera corsica DNA:
- a CDS encoding PEP-CTERM sorting domain-containing protein: MRGISTILCGAAMGLAFSAGAHGTTLIIDLGDDDEVENINYMVFDNQQVTDAVDLDGNATGISMNLASPTGFNEIGPNWNAGTQNPAGPVADYFDVGMTEDSLFGHSGPFLGVDARPFAEFEIAGLDKDVTYNFTMYAGRADGNLANSRETLYTLSGASSVNALLEVTSNDDRVAQLSVMPDADGKLVLRVEAGPGNNVSNGYYYLGAMAIEYAAIPEPASLALLGLGGCVALLRRR, encoded by the coding sequence ATGAGAGGCATATCAACAATTTTATGTGGTGCGGCGATGGGGTTGGCATTTTCAGCGGGTGCGCATGGTACAACATTAATTATTGACTTGGGTGATGATGATGAGGTTGAAAACATCAACTACATGGTTTTTGACAACCAGCAGGTGACCGATGCGGTTGATCTGGATGGAAATGCGACAGGTATTTCGATGAATTTGGCGTCGCCTACAGGTTTTAATGAGATCGGGCCAAACTGGAATGCAGGCACGCAGAATCCCGCTGGCCCGGTTGCGGATTATTTTGATGTGGGCATGACGGAAGACAGTTTGTTTGGTCATTCTGGGCCGTTTCTTGGGGTCGATGCACGTCCATTTGCTGAGTTTGAAATTGCGGGTTTAGATAAGGATGTGACCTATAATTTTACGATGTATGCAGGCCGTGCGGATGGGAATCTGGCGAACAGCCGTGAAACTCTATACACGCTTTCCGGCGCTTCAAGTGTGAATGCACTATTGGAAGTGACGAGCAATGATGATCGGGTTGCGCAGTTGTCAGTGATGCCCGATGCTGATGGCAAGTTGGTGTTGAGAGTAGAGGCTGGCCCGGGTAACAATGTTAGCAATGGCTACTATTATTTGGGTGCGATGGCGATTGAATATGCTGCGATACCTGAGCCTGCGAGCTTGGCGCTTCTGGGATTGGGCGGTTGTGTTGCATTGCTGCGTCGTCGCTAA
- a CDS encoding DUF4886 domain-containing protein produces the protein MKGSIVGIKRIIVVLMVVVMGGLIVGEAGAVNVLFYGNSYTRKYAVANVSLPDMVKAIADAAGQPDVFVKDAAHNGRDFAWHLSSNQAVIGNTLSAGENWDYVVMQNYSTRTLTSHSAGDLTKHRQNSVKLYQAVADHSGDVVPVLFETWSRAPGSPVMDSYADGRAGQDQMQAEIKAGYALAAGDIDIAADAVIAKIAGVGTAWQTADFSNLHHTDHSHANQRGRMLSALVMYSTIFEDDTRDLLLSGKLDTALGMLNLSYADGDELTLVSDAVASVPEPVTGMMLVVVGGGMMLRRRRIAG, from the coding sequence TTGAAAGGAAGTATTGTGGGTATTAAACGCATCATTGTCGTGTTGATGGTCGTTGTGATGGGCGGGTTGATTGTTGGGGAGGCGGGGGCGGTTAATGTTTTGTTTTACGGTAATAGTTATACAAGGAAGTATGCGGTTGCGAATGTGTCGTTGCCGGATATGGTGAAGGCGATTGCTGATGCGGCGGGACAGCCGGATGTATTTGTGAAGGATGCAGCGCATAATGGCCGCGATTTTGCCTGGCATTTGTCGAGCAATCAGGCGGTAATCGGCAACACGCTGAGTGCTGGTGAAAATTGGGATTATGTAGTGATGCAGAATTATTCGACGCGGACGCTGACATCGCATTCTGCGGGTGATTTGACGAAGCATCGTCAAAATAGTGTGAAGCTGTATCAGGCGGTTGCGGATCATAGCGGAGATGTTGTGCCGGTGCTGTTTGAGACGTGGTCGCGTGCGCCGGGGAGTCCTGTGATGGATTCCTATGCAGATGGTCGAGCAGGTCAAGATCAGATGCAGGCTGAAATTAAGGCGGGGTATGCATTGGCTGCGGGTGATATTGATATCGCTGCTGATGCGGTGATCGCGAAAATTGCGGGTGTGGGTACGGCGTGGCAGACTGCAGATTTTAGTAATCTTCATCACACGGATCATTCGCATGCGAATCAACGCGGACGTATGTTGTCTGCATTGGTGATGTACTCGACTATTTTTGAGGATGATACGCGAGATTTATTACTGTCTGGAAAGTTAGATACTGCGCTTGGGATGCTTAATCTGAGCTATGCGGATGGTGATGAGTTGACGCTGGTGTCTGATGCGGTTGCGAGCGTGCCGGAACCGGTGACGGGGATGATGCTGGTTGTTGTTGGTGGTGGAATGATGTTGCGTCGGAGGCGTATTGCGGGGTAG